The genomic DNA TGGTCGGTCGCCGTGTACTCGAAGCTGATACCGAGGCTGTCTTCGACCCGCTCGCAGATATCCCGATAGCCGTCGCCGGTCACATGGGCGATGTGGCGGTCGTAGTTGGCCCGCTCGAGGTAGCGTTCGAGAACGGAGGCGACGAAGTCGATTTCCGTCTCCGTCCACCGGCCGGTGACGACGCTGTCGTAGTGCTGTGCCGGATAGGTCGTCTCTAGCTCGTTCGGGACAACGCCGATGGGCGAGGTCATCGAGACGACGTGGCCGCGATACTGGATGGCCCGCATGAACTGCTCGTGGCTCTGGGATTCACTGTAGGGTTTCCGGGCCGAGCACGGCACCAAGACGAGTGGAGCCTCAAGCCGCCGCTCGTAGCGGCTCGTAACCCGGTCGGCGAATCGCTGAATCTCTGGCCGCCGGAGGGCGTCGTCGCTGGCTGCCAGTAGCTCGCCTCGCCGGAAGACTGGCGTCCGTTCTTCGATGTAGCTGTACTGCTGGTCGAGTCGCCGGAACGCCGCCGTCAACCACGCTTCGTGGCGAGCCTGCCCCTCGATGTAATCGCGGAGGCGGCCGTCGCTGATTCGCGTTCTGACCCGCGACAGCTCCGCCCGGAGCATTGCGGCGTTGTGGTCGGCGCAGTCGCTTCGGGTAAACGCCTCGCGTCCGCCCTGACAGGCCGGACAGGCACACGGGAGTTCTTCGAGGTCTTCGAGAAAGGCCTCGCCGTCGGTCGTCAGGTAAAACCCCTCCAGACCGCGCGCTCGCGCCCGTTTCTCGTCGACGAGGTCGACACCGGCGTAGACGAGCGTCGCGACGTTGGCCGGCGTCGCCACACCGGAGAGGTAGAGCGCGGCGTCGTCGGGGATTGCCTCTCGGACAGCCACAACGGCCTCGACAAACGCCGCTGCATGCCCGACGTAGCCCGGTGCACCGGCCAGCACGTAGGCGTCGGTCCCGTAGTCGTTGGCCGTCTCCGGCGAGACGACGGCCGCGCTGGGGGAGGATACGTTCGGCTGGTCAGTCTCGAACGCTTCGGCGACCGTCTCATCGGTGCCGGGGGGCAGCGCCCGGTGAGGCAAGACAGTCAGCGCCGATTCGTCGCCGTCCGGGACAGACTGGTCGGCATGCCAGAGGCTCCCAGCGTCGGTAACGATGTCGTCGACAGCGGCCGGCGTCCGGCGCGACTCGTCGAGCCGCAACTCGCCCCGGCGGGCGGCGCAGTCGCGGCCGTGAATCTCGAAATACTCGGTCATGCGTTTTCGTCCTCGCCGGGCGGGTAATCCTCCTTCGGTTCGTCGCCGTCCATGTCCGACTGGGCGCTGTCTCGTTCCGGGTGGTCGCTGTCTGCACCTAAACGCAGCAGCTCCACCCCGTCGGGTAGCGAATCGAGCGCCGCGTCCGGCCAGCCCCAGTGTGCGACGGCGAACTCGGTCTCGGGATGGTCGTCGACGAGCCGGCGGACGCCCTTGGCGGCGGCCTCGTAGGCCCGGTCATCGAGCCGCTCGGGGAGTTCGGCGGTCAAGGGGTAGCTGTCAGACAGTGCCGGCGGAAACGGACCGAAAGGCGGCTGCAGCCGCCAGGTCTCGTCGAACCGGCTGTTGTCGCCGCCCTCCGACAGGAGCACGCGGTCGCCGTCGACGGACAGCCGGCTGAGCCGGTCGTGATGCCGTTTGACCTCCGGTCGGCGCGCCGACTCACCGGAGAGATAGAAGAACGACCCTTTGGAGACGGGGTCGTCGCGTTCGAGTTGGTCGGCCGCCTCCAGCAGCGCCCGGTAGCCGTCGACCATCGCAGGGTGGCCGCGAGCGCGCCGCTCGACGAGCTCAAGGAGGTTGCCCTTCTTGATGGCCTGCTTTATCGTCCGCAGTTCCTGGAAGCTGACGTGGAGGTTGTGTCGGGCCAGCAGCCGCTCGCGTTCGGTGTCGTCTTCGGCTTGTAGCTCTGCCGGCGTGTGGTCAGCACAGACCGGACACGAGCAAGGCAGATATTCGAGGTCATCGAGGTGGTCGGTGCCAGCGACGGTGAGATAGCGGTCGTCGCGGGCATACAGCGCGTAAGCGGCCGAGTCAAACAGGTCGCAGCCGGCGGCGACTGCCAGTGCGAACATCATCGGATGGCCGGCTCCGAACAGATGGACCGGAGCGTCCGCGCCGAGTCCTCGCTTCGCTCCGAGAATGGCCTCAATCATATCTCCGTACCGGTAGCTGTTCATCAGCGGCACGACGGCCCCAACGGGGAAGACATCGAGAGTCGTCCCGTAGGCGTGTTCGGCCGCCTCCTCACGGAGGTCCGGGTAGGTGCCGCCCTGCACCGGTGCGTTGACCAGCATCTCGCCGGTGTCAACCGTCTCAGCCGCTTCGAGCCGCGCCTTTGTCGTTTCGAGGTCGGCAGCCGTCTGCTCGCGGCTGGCTTCCGGCGGCGTCGGGATATCGACCGGAGTGCCGATGTCGGAGCCGATGTCGCGCTGGAACCGGAGTATCTCCTCGTTTGTGACCGATATCTCGCCGTACTCGGAGAGCTGAAACGAGCCCGAGTCGGTCATGATGGCCCCCGAGAAATCGAAGAGGTCGTGTAGTCCGTCCGCAAGGGCGCGTTCACGGTATTCGTCGCTGCCGTAGAGGATATACCCGTTAGTGATGAGAATCTGTGCCCCGAACGTCGATTCCAGCTCTGCCGGGGCTATCGTCCGGATATGT from Natronomonas pharaonis DSM 2160 includes the following:
- the tgtA gene encoding tRNA guanosine(15) transglycosylase TgtA; this translates as MRDIFERRDGDAAGRIGELSVPRAGTTVETPALLPVVNPHIRTIAPAELESTFGAQILITNGYILYGSDEYRERALADGLHDLFDFSGAIMTDSGSFQLSEYGEISVTNEEILRFQRDIGSDIGTPVDIPTPPEASREQTAADLETTKARLEAAETVDTGEMLVNAPVQGGTYPDLREEAAEHAYGTTLDVFPVGAVVPLMNSYRYGDMIEAILGAKRGLGADAPVHLFGAGHPMMFALAVAAGCDLFDSAAYALYARDDRYLTVAGTDHLDDLEYLPCSCPVCADHTPAELQAEDDTERERLLARHNLHVSFQELRTIKQAIKKGNLLELVERRARGHPAMVDGYRALLEAADQLERDDPVSKGSFFYLSGESARRPEVKRHHDRLSRLSVDGDRVLLSEGGDNSRFDETWRLQPPFGPFPPALSDSYPLTAELPERLDDRAYEAAAKGVRRLVDDHPETEFAVAHWGWPDAALDSLPDGVELLRLGADSDHPERDSAQSDMDGDEPKEDYPPGEDENA
- the arcS gene encoding archaeosine synthase subunit alpha, coding for MTEYFEIHGRDCAARRGELRLDESRRTPAAVDDIVTDAGSLWHADQSVPDGDESALTVLPHRALPPGTDETVAEAFETDQPNVSSPSAAVVSPETANDYGTDAYVLAGAPGYVGHAAAFVEAVVAVREAIPDDAALYLSGVATPANVATLVYAGVDLVDEKRARARGLEGFYLTTDGEAFLEDLEELPCACPACQGGREAFTRSDCADHNAAMLRAELSRVRTRISDGRLRDYIEGQARHEAWLTAAFRRLDQQYSYIEERTPVFRRGELLAASDDALRRPEIQRFADRVTSRYERRLEAPLVLVPCSARKPYSESQSHEQFMRAIQYRGHVVSMTSPIGVVPNELETTYPAQHYDSVVTGRWTETEIDFVASVLERYLERANYDRHIAHVTGDGYRDICERVEDSLGISFEYTATDHPTTGESLSALSEALSGEDAYRKETREAATVRAIADYQFGPGAGDAVFGPGIETGGRYPSLRVTDADGTQLAAMVPQYGTLSLSMAGARAWQESDVPTKTVTIDAFVPSGSVLAPGVLDADGSIRPGDEVVFEGPKAVGVGRAAAHGRAMAESTRGVAVDVRHCEEKQ